In the genome of Gloeotrichia echinulata CP02, one region contains:
- a CDS encoding class I SAM-dependent methyltransferase, with protein sequence MSDSQAITAAVAKLYNTYPFPPEPLLDEPPPGYNWRWNWLTAYNFCTGQKPSQKNVRVLDAGCGTGVGTEYLVHLNPDTAVVGIDLSAGALAVAKERCQKSGATGVEFHHLSLFDVEQLPGEFNLINCVGVLHHTPDPIRGIQALAKKLSPGGIMHIFVYGELGRWEIKLMQEAIALLQGDKRGDYSDGVSVGRQLFAALPENNRLRQREQERWSWENQRDAYFADMYVHPQEIDYNINTVFELIDASGLEFLGFSNPQVWSLERLISKAPELIERAKTLSDRQLYRLIELLDPSMITHYEFFLGRSPITRENWISDAKLLSAIPEPSPCIQGWRDSKQFFNYDYQIVHLNEAEWQFLKACDGNQTTQKTVNQILQEINANLEDVRVLQHEQIILLTAPTIDPN encoded by the coding sequence ATGTCAGATTCCCAAGCAATTACTGCAGCAGTCGCCAAACTCTACAATACCTATCCCTTCCCCCCAGAACCGTTATTAGACGAACCGCCTCCAGGTTATAATTGGCGGTGGAACTGGTTGACGGCATATAACTTTTGCACCGGACAAAAACCCTCACAGAAGAATGTCCGCGTCTTAGATGCTGGGTGTGGAACGGGGGTAGGCACAGAATATTTGGTGCATCTCAACCCTGATACAGCCGTTGTGGGTATTGATTTGAGTGCTGGCGCATTAGCTGTAGCCAAAGAACGTTGCCAAAAATCAGGAGCGACGGGGGTAGAATTTCATCACCTGAGTTTATTTGATGTCGAGCAGCTTCCAGGTGAGTTTAATTTGATTAACTGTGTGGGAGTATTACACCATACCCCTGACCCAATTCGCGGGATTCAAGCTTTGGCAAAAAAGCTATCGCCTGGTGGTATAATGCACATTTTTGTGTATGGCGAGTTGGGGCGTTGGGAAATTAAATTGATGCAAGAGGCGATCGCCCTTTTGCAAGGTGACAAACGCGGCGATTACTCTGACGGCGTATCCGTTGGGCGACAACTGTTTGCAGCCTTACCAGAAAACAATCGCCTCCGCCAGCGAGAACAGGAACGCTGGTCTTGGGAAAATCAACGGGATGCTTACTTTGCAGATATGTATGTCCATCCCCAGGAAATAGATTATAACATCAATACGGTATTTGAATTAATTGATGCATCAGGATTGGAGTTTCTCGGCTTTTCTAATCCCCAGGTTTGGAGTCTGGAGCGATTAATTAGTAAAGCCCCAGAGTTAATTGAGCGGGCGAAAACCTTGAGCGATCGCCAGCTTTATCGATTGATTGAACTACTCGATCCCTCAATGATTACCCACTACGAGTTTTTCTTGGGACGTAGCCCCATCACCAGAGAAAATTGGATATCAGATGCAAAGCTGCTATCTGCAATCCCTGAACCAAGTCCTTGCATTCAGGGATGGCGAGATAGTAAACAATTCTTTAATTACGACTATCAAATTGTCCATCTCAATGAGGCAGAATGGCAATTCCTCAAAGCCTGTGATGGGAATCAGACCACACAGAAAACAGTCAATCAAATTTTGCAGGAAATAAATGCCAATTTGGAGGATGTGCGAGTGCTTCAGCATGAGCAAATTATTCTCTTAACTGCTCCTACAATAGACCCAAACTAA
- a CDS encoding DUF1816 domain-containing protein, translating into MKTIWDNLKETLINTIDNLGLAWWVEIVTQNPRCTYYFGPFLNSTEANLAIKGYVEDLELEGAQSIIVNVKRCKPDALTIVDDLGERVDRKVKPVFSGQM; encoded by the coding sequence ATGAAAACCATTTGGGATAATCTCAAGGAAACGTTAATTAACACAATCGACAATCTCGGACTAGCTTGGTGGGTAGAGATTGTAACACAGAATCCTCGTTGCACCTACTACTTCGGTCCTTTTCTCAATTCTACGGAGGCCAATTTGGCCATCAAAGGTTATGTAGAGGATTTAGAGTTAGAAGGCGCACAGAGCATTATTGTGAATGTGAAGCGTTGTAAACCAGATGCTTTGACAATTGTTGATGACTTGGGGGAAAGAGTTGACCGTAAAGTAAAGCCTGTCTTTAGCGGTCAAATGTAA
- the rlmB gene encoding 23S rRNA (guanosine(2251)-2'-O)-methyltransferase RlmB — protein sequence MTTNKPRKIKTAGEPNRGQPVKIKSNRVLANPIRHPKPKNGDGNPVSSRPRQQPKFSLPSPEIKPGTEDNDLIYGRHPVLSALENGRGLNRIWITTRLRYDPRFHHLLLQAKDNGAVIDEVEPKRLDQVTNGSNHQGIAAQIAPYSYLELHELLEQAKSVSDPVIVVADGITDPHNLGAIIRTAEAIGAQGLVIPQRRAAGITSTVVKVAAGALENFPVARVVNLSRALEDLKAAGFWIYGTAVTGSEPLHTVNFSGPIVLVVGSEGEGLSMLTQRSCDVLVSIPLHGKTPSLNASVASGMALYEVYRQRFLNTHYLDRLPKLL from the coding sequence ATGACGACGAATAAACCAAGAAAAATCAAAACTGCTGGTGAACCTAATCGTGGGCAACCAGTTAAAATTAAAAGTAACCGTGTCCTAGCTAATCCGATTCGCCATCCTAAACCTAAAAATGGAGATGGGAATCCTGTATCTAGCCGCCCACGTCAACAACCCAAATTTTCTCTTCCATCCCCAGAGATCAAGCCAGGGACAGAAGATAACGATCTCATCTACGGTCGTCATCCTGTGTTGAGTGCTTTAGAAAATGGGCGCGGTCTCAACCGCATCTGGATTACAACTCGTTTGCGCTACGATCCGCGCTTTCATCATTTGCTACTACAAGCGAAGGATAATGGCGCCGTTATTGATGAAGTTGAACCCAAGCGCTTAGACCAAGTTACTAATGGGTCCAATCATCAAGGGATCGCCGCCCAAATTGCACCATACTCCTACCTAGAACTACACGAACTACTGGAGCAAGCAAAATCTGTCAGTGATCCAGTAATTGTAGTAGCTGATGGCATCACTGATCCCCACAATTTGGGCGCAATTATTCGCACAGCCGAAGCTATCGGCGCTCAAGGATTAGTAATCCCCCAAAGAAGGGCCGCCGGGATCACTTCAACTGTGGTAAAAGTAGCAGCAGGAGCATTAGAAAACTTTCCTGTAGCTAGAGTAGTCAACCTCAGCCGCGCCTTAGAAGACTTGAAAGCCGCTGGCTTTTGGATTTACGGCACCGCTGTCACCGGTAGCGAACCCCTGCATACAGTGAATTTCTCCGGTCCGATTGTGTTGGTAGTTGGCTCCGAAGGCGAAGGGCTGAGTATGCTTACACAACGCTCTTGTGATGTTTTGGTGTCAATTCCCCTGCATGGGAAAACACCCAGCCTGAATGCCTCTGTAGCTTCTGGTATGGCGCTTTATGAAGTTTATCGCCAACGGTTCCTAAATACCCACTACCTAGATAGGTTGCCAAAACTACTTTAA
- a CDS encoding ribonuclease III domain-containing protein, whose amino-acid sequence MNSRQEELLGGEEEPPKQDLSKTTTLLETAKLPQKISQSELPQISPTALAYVGDAIYELYVRMYYLMPLQRPDSYHRLVVAQVRAEKQALHLRSLMPLLRTNELEIVRRGRNAATGRPKRVDPEVYQQATSLETLIGYLYLTDSQRLNELLQQLHLEK is encoded by the coding sequence GTGAACTCAAGACAGGAAGAGTTATTAGGTGGAGAAGAGGAACCCCCCAAACAGGATTTATCTAAGACCACTACACTCTTGGAAACAGCAAAATTACCCCAAAAGATATCTCAGTCAGAATTGCCACAAATTTCTCCGACAGCTTTAGCCTATGTAGGAGATGCAATTTATGAATTGTATGTTAGAATGTACTATCTAATGCCATTGCAGCGACCAGATAGCTATCATCGTCTGGTAGTGGCACAGGTAAGAGCAGAAAAACAGGCGCTACATTTGCGATCGCTAATGCCGCTTCTGAGAACCAATGAGCTAGAAATTGTCCGGAGGGGTCGTAATGCCGCCACAGGACGCCCAAAGCGGGTTGATCCCGAAGTTTATCAGCAGGCTACTAGTCTAGAAACTTTAATCGGCTACCTATATCTCACCGATTCCCAGCGCTTAAACGAACTGTTGCAGCAACTCCATCTAGAGAAATAG
- a CDS encoding STAS domain-containing protein yields MSVYFHHEEGVIAESLNLTVSLRGNREVRDNSQLFRLTGLLDAFSEPTFRKVLGSKIEEGPKHIILDLSQIDFVDSSGLGALVQLAKQAQNADGTLQIVTNARVTQTVKLVRLEKFLSLQTSVEAALKNIPSP; encoded by the coding sequence TTGAGCGTTTACTTTCACCATGAGGAGGGAGTTATTGCTGAATCACTGAATTTAACCGTGAGCCTGAGGGGTAATCGTGAAGTCCGGGATAACTCTCAGCTATTCCGCCTCACAGGTTTGTTAGACGCCTTTTCTGAGCCGACATTTCGCAAGGTACTTGGCAGCAAAATCGAAGAAGGTCCAAAGCACATTATTCTGGATCTTTCCCAGATTGACTTTGTTGATAGCTCTGGCTTAGGTGCTTTGGTGCAGTTAGCCAAGCAGGCTCAAAATGCCGACGGCACTTTGCAAATTGTCACAAATGCCCGTGTAACTCAAACGGTCAAGCTTGTTCGCTTAGAGAAGTTTCTCTCGCTGCAAACCTCAGTTGAAGCTGCTCTAAAAAACATCCCATCGCCTTGA
- the carA gene encoding glutamine-hydrolyzing carbamoyl-phosphate synthase small subunit has translation MPLSEAIPALLVLADGTAYRGWSFGATGTTIGEVVFNTGMTGYQEVLTDPSYCGQIVVFTYPELGNTGVNPEDEESSKPQVQGAIARNICHQPSNWRATQSLPDYLKQHQVPGIYGIDTRALTRKIRTVGAMNGGISTVILDEAELLEQILAAPVMAGLNLVREVTTPTVYEWSDPTTPAWEFNPDTLVNGETSFTVVALDFGVKRNILRRLASYGCRVIVVPANTPPEQILNYNPDGIFLSNGPGDPAAVTEGIETAKALLGSQKPIFGICMGHQILGHALGAETFKLKFGHRGLNQPAGLQQRVEITSQNHSFAIDPDSLPQAMVEISHLNLNDHTVAGVRHKSLPIFSVQYHPEASPGPHDADYLFAQFVQAMRAARQPLDVSKN, from the coding sequence ATGCCCTTGTCTGAAGCCATACCTGCTCTACTTGTCCTAGCCGATGGCACCGCTTATCGCGGTTGGTCTTTTGGTGCCACAGGAACCACCATTGGGGAAGTGGTGTTTAACACTGGGATGACCGGATATCAAGAAGTGCTGACCGATCCTAGTTACTGCGGTCAAATAGTTGTTTTTACCTATCCCGAATTGGGAAACACTGGTGTGAATCCCGAAGACGAGGAATCGTCAAAACCACAGGTGCAGGGTGCGATCGCTCGCAACATTTGTCACCAACCAAGTAACTGGCGAGCAACCCAATCCTTACCTGACTACCTCAAACAGCACCAAGTTCCAGGTATCTACGGCATCGATACCCGCGCCCTCACCCGGAAAATTCGGACAGTAGGCGCGATGAACGGTGGTATTTCCACCGTCATTCTCGATGAAGCTGAGTTACTAGAGCAGATACTAGCAGCTCCAGTGATGGCAGGATTAAATCTGGTGCGCGAAGTCACCACCCCAACAGTTTATGAATGGTCAGATCCCACAACCCCAGCGTGGGAATTTAATCCAGATACACTGGTAAATGGCGAAACATCGTTTACCGTTGTCGCCCTTGATTTTGGAGTCAAGCGCAATATCCTGCGGCGGTTGGCGAGTTACGGTTGTCGGGTGATTGTTGTGCCGGCAAATACACCACCAGAGCAAATTCTCAACTATAATCCAGATGGGATATTTCTTTCCAACGGACCGGGCGACCCGGCGGCGGTAACAGAAGGCATTGAAACCGCCAAAGCACTCCTTGGAAGTCAAAAACCGATCTTTGGCATTTGTATGGGACACCAAATTTTGGGTCATGCCTTGGGGGCAGAAACCTTTAAACTAAAATTTGGACATCGTGGGTTAAATCAGCCTGCTGGTTTACAACAACGGGTCGAAATCACCAGTCAAAACCACAGTTTTGCCATTGATCCAGATTCTTTACCGCAGGCAATGGTGGAAATCAGCCATCTGAACTTAAACGATCACACCGTTGCTGGGGTACGCCACAAGTCTCTGCCCATATTCTCGGTACAGTATCACCCAGAGGCCAGCCCAGGTCCTCATGATGCTGATTACTTGTTTGCACAATTTGTCCAAGCAATGCGAGCCGCACGTCAACCCCTTGACGTAAGTAAAAATTAA
- a CDS encoding RNA-guided endonuclease TnpB family protein, translating to MLLTAIITKLKLTADQKILMSKHAGISRFTYNWGLATWQALYQSGYQPNHLILKKFFNNEVKPVLTWIKEKGICQKITEFAFDNLGKAFKNFFCKRAEYPKFKRKGRNESFTINAGGKPINIGGKRIKLPTIGWVATYESLPHTTTTKVTISQSAGDWYISCSYEIEPEITKKEHDYVGVDLGIKTLATLSTGVIFVNPKALKSARRKLTRLQRQLTRKIKGSNRYKKQKLRISKLHRRITNIRIDATHKATTFICKNHAVVALEDLNTSGMLKNHKLAGAVSDANFYEFRRQVEYKVIRYGGTVVFVDRFYPSSKTCANCGEIQEISLSQRVYECKKCQHTSDRDLNASKNLEKYARQAKACLDVKG from the coding sequence GTGTTACTGACTGCAATCATTACCAAGTTAAAATTGACTGCTGACCAGAAAATTCTGATGTCAAAACATGCCGGCATATCCCGATTTACATACAATTGGGGACTCGCCACATGGCAAGCATTGTATCAATCAGGATATCAACCCAATCACTTGATTTTGAAAAAGTTCTTTAATAATGAAGTCAAGCCAGTTTTGACATGGATTAAAGAAAAAGGTATTTGTCAAAAAATCACGGAATTTGCTTTTGATAATTTAGGGAAAGCTTTTAAGAACTTCTTTTGTAAACGTGCAGAGTATCCCAAGTTTAAAAGAAAAGGCAGAAATGAGAGTTTTACAATTAATGCAGGTGGTAAACCAATAAATATCGGTGGTAAACGCATTAAATTACCAACGATTGGCTGGGTTGCAACTTATGAATCTTTACCTCACACCACAACCACAAAGGTTACTATATCTCAATCTGCGGGAGATTGGTACATTTCTTGTTCTTATGAAATAGAACCAGAAATCACCAAAAAAGAACATGATTATGTCGGGGTTGATTTAGGCATAAAAACCTTAGCTACCTTATCAACAGGAGTGATTTTTGTCAATCCGAAAGCTTTAAAAAGTGCCAGGAGAAAGTTAACAAGATTACAACGTCAACTTACAAGGAAAATCAAAGGGAGTAATCGTTACAAAAAACAAAAGTTGAGAATATCTAAACTGCATCGACGTATTACTAATATACGTATTGATGCCACTCATAAAGCAACTACATTTATCTGCAAAAACCACGCAGTTGTTGCTTTGGAGGATTTGAATACTTCGGGGATGTTGAAAAATCATAAGTTAGCCGGTGCTGTCAGCGATGCCAATTTTTATGAATTCCGCAGACAAGTAGAATATAAAGTAATTAGATACGGTGGAACTGTCGTATTTGTAGATAGATTTTACCCATCTAGTAAAACTTGTGCAAATTGTGGAGAAATTCAAGAAATTAGTCTATCACAGCGGGTTTACGAATGTAAAAAATGTCAGCATACCTCAGACCGAGATTTAAATGCGTCTAAAAATCTCGAAAAATATGCACGTCAGGCTAAAGCGTGTCTGGACGTTAAGGGATAG
- a CDS encoding retropepsin-like aspartic protease yields the protein MLESFLSRATLILISSALAVLGVGCSENKQTTPTHGDQQQVSIGNLARSPMIEAATAPKKSPEPQSAPQYQIPPNSFELALDKAAGALTISQSAQSPDDWYLVVSQFQDAIALMKNVRRQSPNFTVAQIKISEYQRQIQYAIQQANPIAPPPTEVKPKRIVVTVPQIQAKPNRTPPLSSPLVTKQPVPLPISSPSALLTQNKDVFIIPIKRRIGGTPIIEVTFNGEQKFEMIVDTGASGTVITQNMAKELGVVPVGKAKANTASSKAVEFPIGYVNSMAVTGVMVNQVAVAIAGSDLETGLLGHDFFGNYDVTIRRNVVEFRPQSNAEVNSLQTEPIAPTLPKNKNFAGYP from the coding sequence ATGCTTGAGTCTTTTTTATCCCGTGCAACGCTAATTCTGATCTCAAGTGCCCTAGCGGTTTTGGGTGTTGGCTGTAGTGAAAACAAACAGACTACTCCGACTCATGGTGATCAGCAGCAGGTGTCCATTGGCAATCTGGCAAGATCACCGATGATTGAAGCCGCAACAGCACCAAAAAAAAGCCCTGAACCACAGTCAGCACCACAATATCAGATCCCGCCAAATTCTTTTGAATTGGCGCTAGACAAAGCCGCAGGCGCTCTGACTATCAGCCAATCGGCTCAATCCCCAGATGATTGGTATTTGGTGGTGAGTCAGTTCCAAGATGCGATCGCCCTGATGAAAAATGTGCGGCGACAAAGTCCCAATTTTACAGTCGCTCAAATCAAAATTTCCGAATATCAGCGGCAGATCCAATATGCCATCCAACAAGCTAATCCGATTGCTCCGCCACCAACAGAGGTAAAACCTAAGAGGATAGTAGTTACTGTCCCCCAGATACAAGCCAAACCAAACCGGACTCCCCCTCTGTCCTCACCGCTAGTCACAAAACAACCAGTACCATTACCTATCTCGTCTCCATCAGCACTGCTCACTCAAAACAAAGATGTATTTATCATCCCCATCAAACGGCGAATTGGTGGAACGCCAATTATTGAGGTGACTTTCAATGGTGAGCAGAAATTTGAGATGATTGTCGATACGGGCGCTAGTGGTACGGTGATAACTCAAAATATGGCGAAGGAGTTGGGTGTAGTGCCCGTGGGGAAAGCTAAGGCTAATACTGCTAGTTCTAAAGCTGTGGAATTTCCTATTGGCTATGTTAATTCAATGGCAGTTACTGGGGTAATGGTGAATCAAGTCGCAGTAGCGATCGCTGGATCAGATCTAGAAACTGGACTTCTGGGACACGACTTTTTTGGCAACTACGATGTCACCATCAGGCGCAATGTTGTGGAATTCCGTCCCCAATCAAATGCAGAAGTTAATTCCCTACAAACTGAACCAATTGCGCCAACTTTGCCGAAAAACAAAAATTTTGCTGGATATCCTTAG
- a CDS encoding PAS domain-containing protein produces the protein MIGSMLTILNLPGWNYKISYDGVSILAPTKRDATNLAQSYGEALSETASKINGKVGIRWRGCKQPIEFFGWMASTESPTPSETAERILQSQGRVFCSQLHLPVELLYRMVVAAENERPVSIVRQDNRKQIIVNQPMADMLQTPPEVATQRVMTSFWLPEDLAELEQRLKNDWSFTWTYAAGLNKQAWAILTTQFEAFEVEGIWYRQGTTLSTPQLVPIPPGVLMQA, from the coding sequence ATGATTGGGAGTATGCTGACAATCCTAAACCTACCGGGTTGGAACTATAAAATCTCTTACGACGGGGTTTCTATCCTTGCTCCTACAAAGCGAGATGCGACAAATCTTGCTCAAAGCTACGGAGAGGCTCTCAGTGAGACAGCATCAAAAATCAACGGTAAGGTCGGCATCAGATGGAGAGGCTGTAAACAACCAATTGAGTTTTTTGGATGGATGGCATCGACCGAATCACCTACACCCTCCGAAACAGCCGAACGGATTTTACAGTCACAGGGTAGAGTCTTTTGCAGTCAGTTGCATCTGCCAGTAGAGTTGTTGTACCGCATGGTCGTAGCTGCAGAAAACGAGCGTCCGGTGAGCATTGTCAGACAAGACAACCGCAAGCAAATCATTGTCAACCAGCCAATGGCTGACATGTTACAGACTCCCCCTGAAGTAGCGACTCAAAGAGTGATGACTAGCTTTTGGTTACCAGAAGATTTAGCAGAACTGGAACAACGATTAAAAAATGATTGGTCTTTCACTTGGACTTACGCTGCTGGACTAAACAAACAAGCCTGGGCAATTTTGACAACTCAATTCGAGGCTTTTGAGGTAGAGGGGATCTGGTATAGACAGGGAACCACCTTGTCCACCCCTCAGCTGGTACCAATTCCACCAGGAGTGTTGATGCAGGCTTAA
- a CDS encoding RNA-guided endonuclease TnpB family protein, producing the protein MLLTAIITKLKLTADQKILMSKHAGISRFTYNWGLATWQALYQSGYQPNHLILKKFFNNEVKPVLTWIKEKGICQKITEFAFDNLGKAFKNFFCKRAEYPKFKRKGRNESFTINAGGKPINIGGKRIKLPTIGWVSTYESLPHTTTTKVTISQSAGDWYISCAYEIEPDITKKEHDYVGVDLGIKTLATLSTGVIFVNPKALKRARKKLTRLQRQLTRKIKGSNRYKKQKLRISKLHRRITNIRIDATHKATTFICKNHAVVALEDLNTSGMLKNHKLAGAVSDANFYEFRRQVEYKVIRYGGTVVFVDRFYPSSKTCANCGAIQEISLSQRVYECKKCQHTEDRDLNASKNLEKYARLAQPCLDVKG; encoded by the coding sequence GTGTTACTGACTGCAATCATTACCAAGTTAAAATTGACTGCCGACCAGAAAATTCTGATGTCAAAACATGCTGGCATATCCCGATTTACATACAATTGGGGACTCGCCACATGGCAAGCATTGTATCAATCAGGATATCAACCCAATCACTTGATTTTGAAAAAGTTCTTTAATAATGAAGTCAAGCCAGTTTTGACATGGATTAAAGAAAAAGGTATTTGTCAAAAAATCACGGAATTTGCTTTTGATAATTTAGGGAAAGCTTTTAAGAACTTCTTTTGTAAACGTGCAGAGTATCCCAAGTTTAAAAGAAAAGGCAGAAATGAGAGTTTTACAATTAATGCCGGTGGTAAACCAATAAATATCGGTGGTAAACGCATTAAATTACCAACGATTGGCTGGGTTTCAACTTATGAATCTTTGCCTCACACCACAACCACAAAGGTTACTATATCTCAATCAGCGGGAGATTGGTATATTTCTTGTGCTTATGAAATAGAACCAGACATCACCAAAAAAGAACATGATTATGTCGGTGTAGATTTAGGAATAAAAACCTTAGCTACCTTATCAACAGGAGTGATTTTTGTTAATCCGAAAGCTTTAAAAAGAGCCAGGAAGAAGTTAACAAGATTACAACGTCAACTTACAAGGAAAATCAAAGGGAGTAATCGTTACAAAAAACAAAAATTGAGAATATCTAAACTGCATCGACGTATTACTAATATACGTATTGATGCCACTCATAAAGCAACTACATTTATCTGCAAAAACCACGCAGTAGTAGCTTTGGAGGATTTGAATACTTCAGGGATGTTGAAAAATCATAAATTAGCCGGTGCTGTCAGCGATGCTAATTTTTATGAATTCCGCAGACAAGTAGAATATAAAGTAATTAGATATGGTGGAACTGTCGTATTTGTGGATAGATTTTACCCATCTAGTAAAACTTGTGCAAATTGTGGAGCAATTCAAGAAATTAGTCTATCACAGCGGGTTTACGAGTGTAAAAAATGTCAGCATACTGAAGATCGAGATTTAAATGCGTCTAAAAATCTCGAAAAATATGCACGGTTGGCTCAACCGTGTCTGGACGTTAAGGGATAA